CTATTATTCCACTCAAGTCAATATAATCAAGCCGTAGATCCTGTAGATGGTGATTGCTATATTCCCTTCGGTGGAAAACACATTTTATCGCTTCTGTTTTATTTCCTAACATTTAATATTTCAGCAATAGCGATTTGGCTCAAAGGACGGAAAATCCCCCCTATTCCTCTTGTTCTAATGCTGATTATGTTAATGATAGGCAGTATGATCAGTGTGTTTGTACTCGTTCAGGTCAGTCACCACGATACGTCCACATTGGATATGTATGTTGGCAACGAGGGAACCTTATACTTTATTTTCACACCAATATGCTGCTTGATCATGGGTGTAGGATTAATCCGTAAAATCATCGTTGAAGAACGGGGTTACGCCTCGACAAGAAGCTATGCCAACGCCACGCTCAACAAGATCAATAACCTACTTTCGGCAAAGCTAAATTACCCCATATGGGCGCTTATTTTACTTGTTCCGGTCTTTCTCTTACTAACAATTATCCTCATCCTATTGGGGCAGGATCGGGATTCAATGGTGAAAGTTTTCACAGAAACAACCACTTGGGCTTTTTCACAAAAAATGCACCCTCCCATCTTGGATCATCAGGGACATTACCTCTGTACAGTTGCAGCCAAAGGAGATCCCGCCCTTGTAAAACCATTGAGATTAGGCAAAAGACATGGTAACACCATTATCGTCAATAGACAACTCCAAATTGCCAATGCATTCGAAGAAATATTAAGCGATCTATCGCCAGTGTTACACCGCTATGTTAGATATTGCTATGATAAATATGGGTTTAATATCTCGATCAAAATAAATTCTGTTAGGGCATCAAATATGACCTATGTCCTGATGAAACCCCTTGAATATTTTTTTCTTTTTTTCCTGTATATGTGCTACGTGGAACCCGAAAAAAAAATTGCCAAGCAATACAGCTGATCTTTTCTGAAAACAGCAATGCCCTTTTTCGGCAGAGAAACCAAGTTTGGACTAACTTGGGACTTATGATCTGCTAACTTATTACCTTTTAAACATTATGGATCAAACAGCTCAATTTATTGTCCTGACAGGAGGACCTGGTGTCGGTAAAACAACGCTATTAAAGGAATTACAACAACTGGGATTTAGTGTTGTACCGGAGGATGCCCGGCGGATTATCCGAGAACAAATGGAAATGAATGGCGACGGCCTCCCCTGGAAGAATAAGCGTCATTATGCCGAGCTCATGCTAGCGGCGTCTTGCAGCGGTTATTCGGAACAGTTGCGTAAAGATCAAACCCGCTATGTGTTTTTTGACCGCGGGATTCCAGATACATTAGCATATATTGCCATGGAAAGTCTTGCAATCGGGGAAGATTGCCTGCGACAAGCAAGATTGAAGCGTTATCATAAAAAGGTATTCATCTTACCACCTTGGGCAGAGATCTATGCGAATGACAACGAGCGGAAACAAACTTGGCAAGAGGCCGAAAATACCTTCAAGATAATGAAAGAGACCTATACAAAACTGGGTTATGAAACTATTGAGGTTCCAAAAACAACCGTATTTGATCGCGCGCAGTTCATTCTGAAAGTCCTGGATCAGCAAAACTATTGATTCCGCATTTCTTTCTCAATACGGCGGTCGGGAATAATCCACATGATAGCAACCGTTCCGTAAAGCACTAAACTGATATACGGATTGATAAAAGACAGACCTATTCCCAGAAAATACAGTGCGGTAGAAATATTTTCTTTTGTTTTCGATTTGACCGCTTTTTTCAATGCAGAATCTTCGCCCTCAATCTGGATCACAAAATACTCCACGATATGGTAGGCAATAGAACACATAATCAACACAACACCGTAAGCAATAATCGGATCTCGACCAAAATGGGATTCACCTATCCAATTGGTGGTAACCGGCATTAAGGATAGCCAAAACAATAAATGGAGATTGCTCCAAAGTACTTTGCCGTTTACTTTGCGAACGATTTGAAAGAGGTGATGGTGGTTGTTCCAATAGAGTCCCACATACATAAAACTTACGATATAAGAGATGATTTTGGGCAATAAAGGCTTGAGGCTTGCAAAAGTAACCCCTTCAGGTACTTTTAATTCAAGTACCATAATCGTTATAATGATGGCTAGAACGCCATCACTGAATGCTTCTATTCGACCCTTAGTCATTTTTAAATAGTGGGGTTAATAACTGATATTGTAAACCCAAGCGGAATACATTTAATCGTGCGGTACCGGGATCAGCGCCAAGCATCCCGCTGTTGTAATCCTTCAGTCCCCATGAATATCCAGCAAATACGGTATAACGATCATAATTTACATTAAACTGCAATCGAGGGCGTAGATCCAAATCTATAATCTTGCCGCGGTCACGATCAAAACTTGTTTTATTACCCTGCTTATCTTCAATGCTACCATTTTCTTTAATGCTTAACGTTTTGGCAATATCCATACCCAGCTGTATATCCATTGTCATCGGTTCAAAAAAGACACGATAGCCAACAAAAGGATTAAAATTGATAAATTGTTGATTGAGACGGGTTTGACCACGGCTTCCATTCATAAACTCGTTGCCTTCCAAATCAATCTTTGTCTGCAATCGTTCATAGGCGCCCTCCAAACCTAATATCAGGTTGTTGGCAAAAACATACCGGTAGTTTAAAGCACCACCGATATTGATTCCATATTTTTTTCCATAAGGATTATTGGTATAATAGTCCTGCTGCGTAGATCCATTCAACATACTCTTCGCTTCGGCTCCCGATCCCGTAAAGTTGGACACACCGGAAGTAATACCCACTCGTAGTTCGTGCGATTGCGAGAAAGCCATAAAATGGGTTATACCAGCAAAAAGTCCGACAAGTAAAAATCTCTTCATCATAACCGAAATATTAAATTAAAATCCTTAAAAAAATGAGCGTGTTCGATTGTTAAAAGTAAGAAAATTTATGTGATTCAACTTACTCCAATCCTTATTTTTTCTGAAACGGCAATGTTTATTCTTCAGCTGAAATCCATCCGCTTGATCGGCTATAAAAAAAAACATCATAAGACAGAATGACTATATTTATTGAACTACATCAATGAAAATGAATCAATTCAGGCTTATTTTTGTTGTATTACAAACAAAAGAATGATCCGTATGAAATATATATTGGAAAACCCTGTCATCGGTCATATTGCCGAGCAGAAATATAAGACCAGCATCCACTGGAGGAATGGTGAATTTATTACGGATGAACCTGAAAAACTTGGCGGAAGAGATCTTGGGCCTGACCCCTACACCCTTCTGATTTCATCGCTTGTATCTTGTACATTAGCTACGCTACGCATGTACATCGATAAAAAAGGACTTGATATTCCAGAAATTTCTGTCAGTTCAAATATGTATCTCAAGATTGAAAAAGGACAGGTGGTTACGTATTTTGATCGCGAGATCGCTTTTGGACAAATCTTAGCGGAGGATACCCGAGAACGACTTCAACAAATTGCCGAAGAATGCCCCATTTCAAAAATTTTAAAGGGTAATGCCATTGTTAATACAGTAATTCGTGCAAATCCTTAAGAAGGAAGCATCACGATAGCGAATGATAAACAAAAGTTGCGCTTCAACTCATCAACATTAGCGTGTAACGAATTTGTGTATCATTATACTAATCATACACTTAAAAATAGCATTCATCATGAAAACCATAAACTTTCTCCTATTGGGTAAAAATGAAGAAATTCTCCTCACGCTCAAGAGAATCATTGAAAGCACACCCAGCTGGAATGCAACGATACAACAGGATTTGGGTACTTGTAAGAGACATCTGATAGACAATCCTGTAGATGTTTTATTATTGAGTTCGGGACTCTCTCCTCAGGAAGAGCATGAAATAACAGATCACCTTTCACGGCTCACTTATCCGATTGGCCTGATCAAACATTATGGCGGTGGAAGTGGGCTTCTAAAAAATGAAGTCTACAGTCTTTTTCCAGACTTACGTTCCGTTTAATAATGCCTAGACCACAAGCAACAGCTTCTTAGAGAAACAACTAAAATCCGCTAAAACCCTTTCTTTATTGAACTAGATCAATAGAAATTGGTGGCTAATAGGCTAATTTTGGATACTAAATAATAAGATCATGAACAAACAGAACTTTATAAAAAAAGGCCTTTTGGGTTCCGGAATATTTGCATCAACAGTATCTTCAGCTGATATCTTGAAGAATGATATTGACGAGATAGAACCGCTTGAAACGCTGGATGCCGAAGATGTAAATTATAATTCAGACAAATTGGAAAACCATAGCGTTCTCCATAAAGCAGCTACACGCGGTCATGCAAATCATGGCTGGTTAGAAAGCAATCATACGTTTAGCTTCGCCAATTATCACGACCCCGAACGTATGCACTTTGGTGTATTGCGGGTACTAAATGATGATATGGTGGCTGAAGGAAGAGGTTTTGGCAAACACCCGCACGATAATATGGAAATCATCAGTATTCCTTTGGAAGGTGATTTGCAACACGAAGACAGCATGGGTAACAAAGCCATTATCCGGAAAGGAGATATTCAGGTCATGAGTGCCGGAACGGGCATCATACACAGTGAATATAATAAAAACACCGATCAGGTAGTGAAGTTTCTTCAGATTTGGGTGTACCCTAATCAACGGAATGTGAGCCCGCGCTACGATCAAATTACATTAGATATCGCACAAAGACAGAATAAATTCCAACAAATTCTTTCGCCCAATCCAGAAGACGAGGGGGTATGGATCCATCAGGATGCCTGGTTTTCTATGGGGCATTTTGACAAGGACGTCCAGACAAAATACCAGATCAAAAAGGCCGGAAACGGTGTATATGTTTTTGTAATAAAAGGCAGTGTTACCGTCGAAGGACAAGAATTGGAGAGCAGGGATGGTTTTGGAATCTGGGATGTCGCTGAAATTAACCTGAAAGTCACCTCAGCAGATACTGAAATCCTACTGATGGACCTCAGTATGATATTGGACTAATTTTATACACTTAGACGTCAATTAACAAAAAGGGGAGCCTATGAGGCTCCCCTTTTTGTTAAGGCTATTTATTATTTTTAGAAAGTAACGGAATTCAGCTTTTTATCAACCAAAATACCATCTATCGCTTTCAGATTGAAGTTGACATTGCGTTTTGCTTTCAATTTAATCTTAAATAAAACTTCAGACCCATTCAAGGTCTCCTTATTGCCAAGATTAACAAAAGTAGCATACAGCGCTTTACTTCCATTGGTGTGAAGACGATCGTTACTATAATTGTTCATCTCTTTCAGGTGTACAGGTTCAATACCGACATATTCAAAATCGCCCTGATTGTACGGAAGAGCAAAACTAAGCGCATTGACAGCTTTAAGATTCTCCCCGCTAATACTGATCTCTACGGTGTCTCCCGACTTCAAGCTTGTTTTTGAGGGAACCAATTTTAGTTTACCAGCTACTTTTTCTTCCTTTGCTGGTTTTGCACCACCTTCGATAACAACAGCGACATTGGAAATATCATAAGCGTCAATCAAATTATTCTTATTGACATCACCATTGCTGACATAACCTTCAAAATCTCCATCACCCAATCGCAATCCCGTATAGTTAATATAAGATGTCAAATCATTATGATCGATCAATCGGTCATTATTAATATCGCCTGGTAGGTAGCTTGACGATCCTGGCACTTTAAACACATATAATTCTCTTCCTGAACCAAAACCTCCAACAGCTTCAGAAACTGAAATTTTGATAAATCGGGCCACCGGATGGGTTCCAAAATCAAAACGTTTCATTTCGCCATCACGTTTCCAATCAAAACTACCAGCTTCCGTCCAGGTATCCTTATCGTTGCTATAGAATACTTTTCCTTTTAAAATGATGCCGTTTCCGCCATCGGTTCTTGGAAGATACTCAAACTTATCCAATTGATTAACAGATTTTAGATCTAAGGTCATATCAAACGGAACAGCTGCCTGTCCCCATTTTGTATGCCACATATCCCCCTCATCATAATTGAACAATTTATTGATACCATTTCCGCCTTGGTTATCCACAGAAGTCTCTGCTTTGATTCCTTCGATGGCAAATTCCAATGGATTTGCCTTTGTCTTTGCTGCAAATGTACTCCAATCTGAAACACCCGATTTATTGACAGCTCTAATTTTAAACTGGTAATCAGTTTCCGCGGCCAATCCTTCGAATAGCAATTGACTGTCTTTGATGGTCGAATAGATCAGATTATTGAATTCAATTTCATAATAATCAGCATTTGCAACCTTTTCCCAGGATGGGGTTAAGGTATATGCTTGTGTATGTTGATCTGTGATAACAGCTTTGGGCGAAGTCAAAGCACCGGTCTGAACCAGATAGTTATCAGCTGGAGCATATTCGAAGCCCTCCAATTGTACTTCTATTGCAGTCGATGAGACATCCTGTTTCGCTAGTCGTACCAGCAACATCGGATTTTTCACCAAAGGTACTTTTTCAAATTCAGATCCCTTGGTTGCAAACTGATTCAGGTTTGGCTGTGCATCGTAGAAATATACGTTTTCAGAAGTATTGAACGCGTCTAAGCTGTTCACTTCTTTAAGTTTATTATTTTTTCCATTGACCTTTACAGTCAATTTCTTAGGTGCTTTGCTAACGTTGAAACGAATTTCGGTAGACTTCATTTTTTCAAATCCATCAAATTCGCCCTGTGTTGGAGCAATCGTAAAAACAACTTTATTATTGTTTAACTGCGAAGTTAGGGATGTAGTTACTCCCTTACCATACCGATAAGCCTCGGTTTTTCCATCATCATCATATTCCAGGAAATTGGAATTCCCATAAGGATACACCTCATAAATACGTTGATCCTTTTTGATTTCCAGCACATTATTATTCGGGTTTGTCACTGGAATAATGGCTCCATTTTTCACGAAAACAGGCAGCTTCCAAATAGGCACATCAAAGTTATTGATGATACGGCCACCCTGGTATTTTTCACCCGTAAAATAATCAATCCATTCACCATCCGGCAGGTAAATACCATTGCGAATATCATTTCCCTTCTCATCCACACGTGTTTCCTGATAAATCGGTGCCACCAGGAAATTTGGACCATAGAGGTACTGGTATTGCGTTGCCTTTCCAAGCGTATAAGCATTTGCTTGCTCTAAAAACATCGCGCGAATGATGGGCAGTCCATCTACCGCTTGTTTTGCCACACTATAGCTATAGGGAACCAATTGAGATTTCAATTTCAAATATAGACGATTGATCGAAGTAGCCGGCTCGCCCAAAGCATGTGGGTATTTCTCGTTCGAGCCCCAGCCATCCATATTGAGTTCCATGGGTGTCCAAGTCTTCCATTGAAAATCACGGATATTGACCTTGAAGTTTTTACCACCAAAGATCCCGTCCATATCAGAGGTAATATTGGGCTGACCCGAAAGTCCCGAGCCGATATATGTTGGTATGTGGAATCGAATATACTCCCATACACCTCCAGTTTGGTCACCCGACCAGATACCCGCATAGCGCTGCGTACCTGCCCAACCATCCAATGAAATAATAAATGGACGAGCGTCGTTGCCATAGTAAGGCATGGTATGCCCTACATCAGCTACCCCGTTGAGACCAAAGGAGTATCCTGGGCCCACCCAGGCCACATCCGTCTTTAGGACTCTCACACCTGCATCCCGTACCTCTTTTACTATATCACGTTGCAGTAATGCACTGATGCTGTCTTTGGGATGGAGATCAGACTGTGTCCATAAACCGATTTCCACACCATTCTTACGCGCATAATCGCCAAACTCTTTCAGGTTTTGGATATTTCCATCTAAAGATGCCGTTTGACCATATCCAGCACCGTAACCATCATTGGGAAGAATCCAACCCAAAGGCATGTCATGGGCTTTATAACGGTCTATGACTGCGCGAGCCGAAAATTGATAATTGTTTTTCTCGCCATTCAGCGATTCTTTGATTCCGCCATTGTCCTTTTGGCTTTCTTTATAGCGTTTGCCATCTTCAAAAAGAATTCCCTTTTCATCTTCTTTCCAAAAATCGCGGTTATAAGCATTAAGATGTCCTTCGTACAAACCAAATTTTGGTAGAAGAATTGGGTTACCCGTCAATTGGTAGAAATCGTTGAGCAAAGGCACAATACCGTCACCAACCATAAAAAAGACATCCAGATAATCCGTATCGTGGGCCAATTTGACTGTGCCAGCGGTTTTGGCTCCAAAGGCGTAACTTCCCTTCTTAAAAGTATGCCACATAAAACCATACCCTTTGGTTGACCAGTAATAAGGGGTTGGAGAGGCAACACCGCCATCGGTCCAGCTGTTCTGATTTTCGATAGCAATTACTTTTCCCTTATGTGAAAAACGTCCATTTTGAACGCCACCACCAAAAAAGTACTCATCCGCATTTTCCTTTAATTCAAGGCTTACTTGTTTGTCCTCAAAAACGACCGGCTTTAAGCTTTCAACTACAATCTTATTGGTTTTACGATTAAGGATACTAAACTGTGAAGTCTGTTTATCCATTGAAAAAAGAATATCGTTGGTGGAGATGCTGACCTTATTACCCTCATCCTTTACTTCGAGCTCAGCGACAGTTTTCCGAGGTTGCTCTACCAATATTTTTGCATCGGGTTTAGCTTCGGGGTCACGAATAATACCACCATGAACATCCTGAAACATCCTAAAAATATGATTACCGTAGAAATCTAAAGTCAGACGTTGGCCATTATCGTATACAATCTCAACTGTAGTCGGATTAATTTTTTGAATCGCGATAATACGATTAACTTGATCGCGACCTATTGTATTGTAATAATTGATCGTACTTACTTTAGCCTCAACTCGAGTGGGTTGAAAAATAAAAGGAGAAGCCAATCCCATCAGTAAACTGACTTGTGCTTTTGTGCTCCAAAAAGATACCTTCATGCGTATGATTTATAATGCATTAAATTAACTTAACAATAATACAATAGTAAATTGAAGTAAAAAAGAGTTTCAGGAATGCAAACGATTGTCCAATAATAATGTTGCAGGCTAACCGAGCTATTGTAGGCTATTCACCAAATATCGAATGTTTACTTTCATGTGGCTTATGAAATGACCATGATGATAAATGCCACATAAAACTGGAGGGATGGCTAATAGTGGTGCACCATACCACTGTGGGGCAGGGCCGGTCGGGGTACGGAAGATATGCAATAGCATTGTACAGGAAGTACGGGGAGTTACCTAAACGAAAGAAGCCCTTGACTGTTTCCAGCAAGGGCTTCCGTGTAAAAAAAGGCACCGACCTACTCTCCCACCTGTTACGGCAATACCATCGGCTCTGGCGGGCTTGACTACTCTGTTCGGAATGGGAAGAGGTAGACACCGCCGATATAGGCACCTAAAAATCTTTATTGGTCTGCTTCCTTTTAGGAGCATCAGGCCAACTGACATATCTATTGAAAGAGTTTCGTTTCTGTTTTGTTTCTAAAAATTAAAGAGGAAGACAACAGTGTTATCTGCTTGAGAAAGCTTCGGGCTATTAGTACCACTTGGCTTTGGTCTCTCAACCTTTACACCTATGGCCTATCAACGTAGTCATCTCCTACGACCCTATAAGGAAGTCTCATCTCGTGGCTAGTTTCGCACTTAGATGCTTTCAGCGCTTATCTATTCCAGACGTAGCTACCCTGCCGTACACCTGGCGGCATAACAGGTTCACCAGAGGTCTGTCCAACCCGGTCCTCTCGTACTAAGGTCAGATCCACTCAAACTTCCAACGCCCACAACAGATAGGGACCGAACTGTCTCGCGACGTTCTGAACCCAGCTCGCGTGCCACTTTAATGGGCGAACAGCCCAACCCTTGGGACCTTCTCCAGCCCCAGGATGTGACGAGCCGACATCGAGGTGCCAAACCTCCCCGTCGATATGAGCTCTTGGGGGAGATCAGCCTGTTATCCCCAGCGTACCTTTTATCCTTTGAGCGATGGCCCTTCCATACAGAACCACCGGATCACTATGTCCGTCTTTCGACCCTGTTCGACTTGTCGGTCTCACAGTCAAGCAAGCTTATGCCATTGCACTCCGCGTACGGTTACCAAGCGTACTGAGCTTACCTTTGAAAGCCTCCGTTACCTTTTTGGAGGCGACCACCCCAGTCAAACTACCCACCAAACAATGTCCTCCTCATTAAGGAGTTAGAAACCGAATACAGAAAGGGCGGTATTTCAAGGTTGATTCCATGACTCCTGGCGAAGCCACTTCAACATCTCCCGCCTATCCTACACATCCTGTACCCAATCTCAATGTTAAGCTATAGTGAAGGTGCATGGGGTCTTTCCGTCCCGTTGCGGGTAATCGGCGTCTTCACCGATACCACAATTTCACCGAGCTCATGGCTGAGACAGCGCCCAGATCGTTACACCATTCGTGCAGGTCGGAACTTACCCGACAAGGAATTTCGCTACCTTAGGACCGTTATAGTTACGGCCGCCGTTTACTGGGGCTTCGATTCAATGCTTCTCTTGCGATGACATCCCCTCTTAACCTTCCAGCACCGGGCAGGTGTCAGGCCTTATACTTCATCTTGCGATTTTGCAAAGCCATATGTTTTTGTTAAACAGTCGCCTGGGCCTTTTCACTGCGGCTGCTCTTTCGAGACAGCGCCCCTTCTCCCGAAGTTACAGGGCCATTTTGCCGAGTTCCTTAGCCATGACTCACTCGAGCACCTTAGGATTCTCTCCTCGACCACCTGTGTCGGTTTGCGGTACGGGTCTTCATAACCTGAAGCTTAGCGGGTTTTCTTGGAAGTCTGTTTACCTGCTCTATCAGCGCCACCGGAGCTTTGCTGTACTATTGGGTTTCAGCTAGAGTTGCGGATTTGCCTACAACTCCAATACCTACGCCTTTCAACGAACTATTCCGTCAGTTCGCGGCAGTGTCACTACTCCGTCACCACATCGCAGTTATGAAGAGTACTGGAATATTAACCAGTTGTCCATCGGCTTGCCCCTTCGGGTGCGCCTTAGGTCCCGACTGACCCTGATCCGATTAACGTTGATCAGGAAACCTTGGTCTTTCGGTGGGCGGGTTTCTCACCCGCCTTATCGTTACTTATGCCTACATTTGCTTTTCCATAACCTCCACACAGCATTGCCACTGTGCTTCCCCGGCGATGGAATGCTCCCCTACCAGATGTACATCTTTCAGTACAAATCCATAGCTTCGGTACCGTTCTTGATGCCCGTTTATTATCCACGCCCAGGCCGCTCGACTAGTGAGCTGTTACGCACTCTTTAAATGAATGGCTGCTTCCAAGCCAACATCCTAGCTGTCTGGGCAACCGGACCTCGTTAGTTCAACTTAGAACGGATTTGGGGACCTTAGCTGATGGTCTGGGTTCTTTCCCTCTCGGCCTTGGACCTTAGCACCCAAAGCCTCACTGCCGGCTATATTTGATAGCATTCGGAGTTCGTCTGGATTTGGTAGGATTTGACTCCCCGCACCCAATCGGTAGCTCTACCTCTATCAAACTCTACGCCGACGCTGTTCCTAAAAACATTTCGGGGAGTACGAGCTATTTCCCAGTTTGATTGGCCTTTCACCCCTACCCTCAGGTCATCCGGAAACTTTTCAACGTTTATCGGTTCGGTCCTCCATTACATGTTACTGCAACTTCAACCTGCCCAAGGGTAGATCACAAGGTTTCGCGTCTACCTCATCTGACTATGCGCCCTATTAAGACTCGCTTTCGCTTCGGCTGCGTCCCTGAAGGACTTAACC
The Sphingobacterium multivorum genome window above contains:
- a CDS encoding AAA family ATPase, yielding MDQTAQFIVLTGGPGVGKTTLLKELQQLGFSVVPEDARRIIREQMEMNGDGLPWKNKRHYAELMLAASCSGYSEQLRKDQTRYVFFDRGIPDTLAYIAMESLAIGEDCLRQARLKRYHKKVFILPPWAEIYANDNERKQTWQEAENTFKIMKETYTKLGYETIEVPKTTVFDRAQFILKVLDQQNY
- a CDS encoding TIM-barrel domain-containing protein, yielding MKVSFWSTKAQVSLLMGLASPFIFQPTRVEAKVSTINYYNTIGRDQVNRIIAIQKINPTTVEIVYDNGQRLTLDFYGNHIFRMFQDVHGGIIRDPEAKPDAKILVEQPRKTVAELEVKDEGNKVSISTNDILFSMDKQTSQFSILNRKTNKIVVESLKPVVFEDKQVSLELKENADEYFFGGGVQNGRFSHKGKVIAIENQNSWTDGGVASPTPYYWSTKGYGFMWHTFKKGSYAFGAKTAGTVKLAHDTDYLDVFFMVGDGIVPLLNDFYQLTGNPILLPKFGLYEGHLNAYNRDFWKEDEKGILFEDGKRYKESQKDNGGIKESLNGEKNNYQFSARAVIDRYKAHDMPLGWILPNDGYGAGYGQTASLDGNIQNLKEFGDYARKNGVEIGLWTQSDLHPKDSISALLQRDIVKEVRDAGVRVLKTDVAWVGPGYSFGLNGVADVGHTMPYYGNDARPFIISLDGWAGTQRYAGIWSGDQTGGVWEYIRFHIPTYIGSGLSGQPNITSDMDGIFGGKNFKVNIRDFQWKTWTPMELNMDGWGSNEKYPHALGEPATSINRLYLKLKSQLVPYSYSVAKQAVDGLPIIRAMFLEQANAYTLGKATQYQYLYGPNFLVAPIYQETRVDEKGNDIRNGIYLPDGEWIDYFTGEKYQGGRIINNFDVPIWKLPVFVKNGAIIPVTNPNNNVLEIKKDQRIYEVYPYGNSNFLEYDDDGKTEAYRYGKGVTTSLTSQLNNNKVVFTIAPTQGEFDGFEKMKSTEIRFNVSKAPKKLTVKVNGKNNKLKEVNSLDAFNTSENVYFYDAQPNLNQFATKGSEFEKVPLVKNPMLLVRLAKQDVSSTAIEVQLEGFEYAPADNYLVQTGALTSPKAVITDQHTQAYTLTPSWEKVANADYYEIEFNNLIYSTIKDSQLLFEGLAAETDYQFKIRAVNKSGVSDWSTFAAKTKANPLEFAIEGIKAETSVDNQGGNGINKLFNYDEGDMWHTKWGQAAVPFDMTLDLKSVNQLDKFEYLPRTDGGNGIILKGKVFYSNDKDTWTEAGSFDWKRDGEMKRFDFGTHPVARFIKISVSEAVGGFGSGRELYVFKVPGSSSYLPGDINNDRLIDHNDLTSYINYTGLRLGDGDFEGYVSNGDVNKNNLIDAYDISNVAVVIEGGAKPAKEEKVAGKLKLVPSKTSLKSGDTVEISISGENLKAVNALSFALPYNQGDFEYVGIEPVHLKEMNNYSNDRLHTNGSKALYATFVNLGNKETLNGSEVLFKIKLKAKRNVNFNLKAIDGILVDKKLNSVTF
- a CDS encoding OsmC family protein, with protein sequence MKYILENPVIGHIAEQKYKTSIHWRNGEFITDEPEKLGGRDLGPDPYTLLISSLVSCTLATLRMYIDKKGLDIPEISVSSNMYLKIEKGQVVTYFDREIAFGQILAEDTRERLQQIAEECPISKILKGNAIVNTVIRANP
- a CDS encoding DUF6688 domain-containing protein — protein: MIFIFLLIILTLFGILYLLRSVVKKQQRKITIVEYAIIIGYLISLMITGVGLLFHSSQYNQAVDPVDGDCYIPFGGKHILSLLFYFLTFNISAIAIWLKGRKIPPIPLVLMLIMLMIGSMISVFVLVQVSHHDTSTLDMYVGNEGTLYFIFTPICCLIMGVGLIRKIIVEERGYASTRSYANATLNKINNLLSAKLNYPIWALILLVPVFLLLTIILILLGQDRDSMVKVFTETTTWAFSQKMHPPILDHQGHYLCTVAAKGDPALVKPLRLGKRHGNTIIVNRQLQIANAFEEILSDLSPVLHRYVRYCYDKYGFNISIKINSVRASNMTYVLMKPLEYFFLFFLYMCYVEPEKKIAKQYS
- a CDS encoding TMEM175 family protein, which produces MTKGRIEAFSDGVLAIIITIMVLELKVPEGVTFASLKPLLPKIISYIVSFMYVGLYWNNHHHLFQIVRKVNGKVLWSNLHLLFWLSLMPVTTNWIGESHFGRDPIIAYGVVLIMCSIAYHIVEYFVIQIEGEDSALKKAVKSKTKENISTALYFLGIGLSFINPYISLVLYGTVAIMWIIPDRRIEKEMRNQ
- a CDS encoding pirin family protein yields the protein MNKQNFIKKGLLGSGIFASTVSSADILKNDIDEIEPLETLDAEDVNYNSDKLENHSVLHKAATRGHANHGWLESNHTFSFANYHDPERMHFGVLRVLNDDMVAEGRGFGKHPHDNMEIISIPLEGDLQHEDSMGNKAIIRKGDIQVMSAGTGIIHSEYNKNTDQVVKFLQIWVYPNQRNVSPRYDQITLDIAQRQNKFQQILSPNPEDEGVWIHQDAWFSMGHFDKDVQTKYQIKKAGNGVYVFVIKGSVTVEGQELESRDGFGIWDVAEINLKVTSADTEILLMDLSMILD
- a CDS encoding outer membrane beta-barrel protein — encoded protein: MMKRFLLVGLFAGITHFMAFSQSHELRVGITSGVSNFTGSGAEAKSMLNGSTQQDYYTNNPYGKKYGINIGGALNYRYVFANNLILGLEGAYERLQTKIDLEGNEFMNGSRGQTRLNQQFINFNPFVGYRVFFEPMTMDIQLGMDIAKTLSIKENGSIEDKQGNKTSFDRDRGKIIDLDLRPRLQFNVNYDRYTVFAGYSWGLKDYNSGMLGADPGTARLNVFRLGLQYQLLTPLFKND